A window of Nicotiana tabacum cultivar K326 chromosome 24, ASM71507v2, whole genome shotgun sequence contains these coding sequences:
- the LOC107791871 gene encoding uncharacterized protein LOC107791871, translated as MAYQGGNLKSTAINGVKMYTVAGQHRSVATWLPPKKLRALRKDPSYMQRVDLIQDLRFETATTRIKVTPDGEYLIASGIYPPQVKVYELRELSLKFERHLVSEIVNFQVLGDDYSKMAFLCADRSVCLHAKYGSHYSLRIPRMGRDIVYDSWSCDLLCAASSPDLYRINLEQGRFLSSLSTRSPALNVVSRSKVHGLVACGGEDGALECFDMRARSSVGRINAVAPAGNGDQEVTAIEFDGDGGYLMAVGSSDGKVLIYDLRSSQPMRIKDHMYGSPILNIKWHKTLNTERTKLITADSHIVRIWDPETGEGMTSIEPTGGRINDLCAFTDSGLMLLALDSSQIPSYFIPSLGPAPKWCSYLENLTEELEEQPQTTIYDDFKFLTKEDLEKLNLTHLIGTSLLRAYMHGYFIDYRLYKKAQAFSDPFDYVAYKERRNQEKQAAERAGRITIKKKLPKINRTLAKELLENEEAENMEDVDGVDAKKISKKKKGLTTDILKDERFGGMFTNKDFEIDEFSHEYRALHPMPSTKQPSLVEEHFEPVMDGEEPSDSDVSPATQSSEDEQENEKNSRKKSKVPRMYEVKDERHAEAFWNDVSLAKEDALPLGERVAALSDDRTSHGMNNIKVGPGGSREVSFISRSSAKYVEDEEDKGARTERRRGIQSLKLKPERSGFRGSGSRGRGRGRGRGMGRGRGRR; from the exons ATGGCGTACCAAGGGGGAAACTTGAAGTCCACTGCCATAAATGGAGTGAAGATGTACACTGTCGCCGGCCAACACCGTTCTGTGGCAACATGGCTTCCTCCTAAGAAGCTCAGAGCCCTTCGTAAAGATCCAA GTTATATGCAAAGAGTGGATCTGATTCAGGATTTGAGATTTGAAACTGCAACGACAAGAATTAAAGTGACTCCTGACGGGGAGTATCTCATTGCGTCAG GTATTTACCCACCACAAGTTAAAGTTTATGAGCTGCGGGAGCTGTCATTAAAGTTCGAAAGGCATTTGGTGTCAGAGATCGTTAACTTTCAG GTCTTGGGTGATGACTACTCAAAAATGGCATTTCTTTGTGCTGATCGTTCTGTATGCCTCCATGCAAAATATGGAAGTCATTACAGTTTGCGAATTCCAAG GATGGGAAGGGATATTGTATATGATTCCTGGTCTTGTGATTTGCTTTGTGCTGCCTCATCACCAGATCTCTACAGAATAAATTTGGAGCAG GGACGCTTCCTTTCCTCGCTTAGCACACGATCCCCGGCACTTAATGTGGTTTCGCGGAG CAAGGTCCATGGATTAGTTGCTTGTGGAGGGGAGGATGGTGCTCTCGAATGCTTTGACATGAGAGCAAGATCTTCAGTTGGCAGGATAAATGCTGTTGCACCTGCTGGGAATGGGGACCAG GAGGTTACTGCAATAGAGTTCGACGGAGATGGAGGTTACCTCATGGCTGTTGGAAGTAGTGATGGAAAG GTTCTGATTTATGATTTACGATCTTCTCAACCTATGCGGATAAAGGATCATAT GTATGGGAGCCCGATACTGAACATCAAGTGGCATAAAACGCTTAACACTGAACGAACAAAGTTAATAACTGCTGACAGCCACATTGTTAGGATTTGGGACCCTGAGACG GGAGAAGGCATGACAAGCATTGAACCAACGGGTGGGAGAATCAACGATTTGTGTGCATTCACTGACAGTGGATTGATGTTATTGGCTCTTGACTCCAGTCAAATACCTTCGTATTTCATTCCTTCACTGGGGCCTGCGCCCAAGTGGTGTTCATACCTTGAAAACCTGACG GAAGAGCTTGAGGAGCAACCCCAGACAACTATTTATGATGATTTTAAATTTTTGACGAAAGAAGATCTGGAAAAATTGAATTTGACCCATTTGATTGGAACCAGCCTTCTAAGGGCTTATATGCATGGTTACTTCATCGATTATCGTTTGTATAAAAAG GCACAAGCCTTTTCAGATCCATTTGATTATGTTGCTTACAAAGAGCGGCGGAACCAGGAAAAACAAGCGGCAGAGCGTGCCGGTCGTATCACG ATTAAGAAGAAGCTCCCCAAAATTAATCGCACTCTGGCTAAAGAACTTCTTGAGAATGAAGAGGCTGAGAATATGGAGGATGTTGATGGCGTTGATGCGAAGAAGATatcaaagaagaagaaaggacTGACCACTGACATTCTGAAAGATGAACGTTTTGGTGGGATGTTTACTAATAAG GACTTTGAAATTGATGAATTTTCTCATGAGTATCGGGCACTGCACCCTATGCCTTCCACAAAGCAACCGTCTTTAGTGGAGGAACATTTTGAGCCTGTGATGGATGGTGAGGAACCTAGTGATTCTGATGTGTCTCCCGCAACACAATCATCAGAAGATgaacaagaaaatgaaaaaaattctagaaaaaaGTCCAAAGTTCCAAG AATGTATGAAGTCAAGGATGAGAGGCATGCAGAAGCATTCTGGAACGATGTTTCACTTGCGAAGGAGGATGCTCTTCCACTAGGTGAACGGGTTGCAGCCTTGTCAGATGACCGAACTTCTCATGGTATGAACAATATCAAGGTGGGACCCGGAGGTTCAAGAGAAGTTTCCTTTATTTCCAGAAGCTCAGCAAAGTATGTGGAAGATGAAGAAGACAAGGGAGCACGAACTGAAAGGAGAAGAGGGATCCAGTCCTTGAAACTGAAGCCTGAGAGATCAGGTTTTCGGGGTTCGGGTTCCCGAGGCCGAGGGAGAGGAAGAGGTCGTGGAATGGGCAGAGGAAGAGGGCGGCGATAA
- the LOC107791870 gene encoding protein ELC-like, whose amino-acid sequence MMPPPNSAQYTQQFLSSVLSQRGPSALPYTEDVKWLIRQHLLSLIETYPSLQPKTATFTHNDGRTVNLLQADGTVPMVYQDVTYNIPVIIWLMESYPRHSPLVFVNPTRDMIIKRPHQFVNPSGVVSIPYLQNWIYPSSNLAELARNLSHFFGRDPPLYAQRRSTPNPSPSPSPHPPPSTSFSNNNSPVGPGVVIRPAIPPRAFPQSPYGSGSTGRIMDDPSEVYKRNAIDKLVVKLHTDILGSREAREADMEGLFSAQGVLRQREERLNGGLKEMQDEKEGLEQQLQMVLMNSDVLEGWLRENEAKLTNLGNVDVDTAFEPCDNLSKQMLDCTASDLAIEDVIYSLDKAIQDGTIPFDQYLRNVRSLSREQFFHRATASKVRAAQMQAQVANMASRASSPYAL is encoded by the coding sequence ATGATGCCGCCACCGAATTCCGCTCAATACACTCAACAATTCCTCAGCAGCGTCCTCTCACAGCGCGGCCCATCCGCACTTCCGTACACCGAAGACGTCAAATGGCTAATCCGGCAGCACCTGTTGTCGCTTATCGAAACTTACCCTTCACTTCAGCCTAAAACCGCTACTTTCACTCACAACGATGGCCGCACCGTTAATCTCTTACAAGCCGACGGCACTGTTCCGATGGTTTATCAAGACGTCACGTACAACATCCCCGTTATTATTTGGCTTATGGAATCTTACCCTCGCCACTCGCCTTTGGTGTTCGTGAATCCCACGCGCGATATGATCATCAAGCGTCCACATCAGTTTGTGAATCCGTCGGGGGTCGTATCGATCCCTTATTTGCAGAATTGGATTTACCCTAGCTCTAATCTCGCCGAATTGGCTCGTAATTTGAGTCATTTCTTTGGCCGTGATCCTCCGCTTTATGCCCAGCGTCGTtcaacccctaaccctagccctaGCCCGAGCCCTCATCCTCCGCCCAGTACGAGTTTTTCGAATAATAATTCGCCAGTTGGACCGGGTGTTGTAATTCGGCCAGCAATACCTCCTCGGGCATTTCCACAATCACCTTATGGGAGTGGTAGTACGGGGAGGATAATGGACGATCCGTCGGAGGTTTATAAGAGGAATGCCATAGATAAACTTGTTGTTAAGCTGCATACTGATATATTAGGGTCGAGGGAAGCGCGGGAGGCAGATATGGAGGGGTTGTTTAGTGCTCAAGGAGTATTGAGGCAGCGTGAGGAGCGATTGAACGGAGGGTTAAAGGAAATGCAGGATGAGAAAGAGGGCTTAGAGCAGCAATTGCAGATGGTTCTGATGAATAGTGATGTATTAGAGGGATGGCTGAGGGAAAACGAGGCTAAATTGACCAATTTAGGGAATGTGGATGTGGATACAGCTTTTGAGCCGTGTGATAATCTTTCTAAGCAGATGCTGGATTGCACGGCGTCTGATTTGGCTATCGAGGATGTGATTTATTCGTTGGACAAAGCTATACAGGACGGGACAATACCTTTTGATCAGTACTTGAGGAATGTTAGGTCGTTGTCACGCGAGCAATTCTTTCATCGTGCCACTGCATCAAAGGTTAGGGCTGCTCAGATGCAGGCTCAAGTTGCTAATATGGCTTCTAGAGCATCGTCGCCTTATGCATTGTGA